In Serratia marcescens subsp. marcescens ATCC 13880, a single genomic region encodes these proteins:
- the ribE gene encoding 6,7-dimethyl-8-ribityllumazine synthase produces MKVIEGVVATPNARVAIAIARFNNFINDSLLEGAIDALKRIGQVADDNITVVWVPGAYELPLTASVLAKTGKYDAVIALGTVIRGGTAHFEYVAGEASSGIGNVAMNAEIPVAFGVLTTESIEQAIERAGTKAGNKGAEAALTALEMINVIKAIKA; encoded by the coding sequence CTACTCCAAATGCCCGTGTGGCGATCGCAATTGCACGTTTTAACAATTTCATCAACGACAGCCTGCTGGAAGGCGCCATCGACGCGCTGAAACGCATTGGTCAGGTTGCTGACGACAACATCACCGTTGTCTGGGTCCCGGGCGCTTACGAGCTGCCGCTGACGGCGAGCGTATTGGCCAAAACCGGCAAATACGACGCGGTTATCGCGCTGGGCACCGTTATCCGCGGGGGCACCGCGCACTTCGAATATGTGGCGGGCGAAGCCAGCTCCGGCATCGGCAACGTTGCGATGAATGCCGAAATCCCGGTTGCCTTTGGCGTGCTGACCACCGAAAGCATCGAACAGGCGATCGAACGCGCCGGCACCAAAGCGGGCAACAAGGGCGCTGAAGCCGCGTTGACCGCACTTGAAATGATTAATGTTATCAAAGCTATTAAAGCCTGA